In a single window of the Cygnus olor isolate bCygOlo1 chromosome 5, bCygOlo1.pri.v2, whole genome shotgun sequence genome:
- the TBX10 gene encoding T-box transcription factor TBX10 produces the protein MPGEGPPSGTIPGWACEGPGAGGKNRRVCHAAARLEMGSLWEEFNRLGTEMIVTKAGRRMFPTFQVKLSGLDPSADYVLLMDFIPLDDKRYRWGWGGLGAWGPRPGGAEPPPPRPCRYAFHSSSWLVAGRADPAAPGRVHFHPDSPAKGAQWMRQIVSFDKLKLTNNLLDDNGHIILNSMHRYQPRFHVVLVDPRRDSERFAHENFKSFSFPETQFMAVTAYQNHRVSCGRGQGGGHTGVPPTPRPLTPRSPQITQLKIASNPFAKGFRDGEPEPW, from the exons ATGCCGGGCGAGGGCCCCCCCTCAGGCACCATCCCCGGGTGGGCGTgtgaggggccgggggccggcggcAAGAACCGGCGCGTGTGCCACGCTGCGGCACGGCTGGAGATGGGCAGCCTCTGGGAGGAGTTCAACCGCCTCGGCACCGAGATGATCGTCACCAAGGCAGGCAG AAGGATGTTCCCCACCTTCCAGGTGAAGCTGTCGGGGCTGGACCCGTCGGCCGACTACGTCCTGCTGATGGACTTCATCCCGCTGGATGACAAGAGATAcaggtggggatggggagggctgggggcatgGGGACCGCGTCccggtggtgctgagcccccccccccccggccctgcagGTACGCCttccacagctcctcctggctggTGGCCGGCCGCGCCGACCCGGCGGCCCCCGGCCGCGTCCACTTCCACCCCGACTCGCCTGCCAAGGGGGCCCAGTGGATGCGGCAGATCGTCTCCTTCGACAAGCTCAAGCTCACCAACAACCTCCTGGACGACAACGGCCAC aTCATCCTCAACTCCATGCACCGCTACCAGCCCCGCTTCCACGTGGTGCTGGTGGACCCCCGGCGCGACAGCGAGCGCTTCGCCCACGAGAACTTCAAGTCCTTCAGCTTCCCCGAGACCCAGTTCATGGCAGTGACAGCTTACCAGAACCACCGGGTGAGCTGTGGCCGGGGTCAGGGGGGAGGACACACGggggtgccccccaccccacgcCCCCTGACCCCCCGATCCCCGCAGATCACCCAGCTGAAGATCGCCAGCAACCCCTTCGCCAAGGGCTTTCGGGATGGGGAGCCCGAGCCATGGTAA
- the TCIRG1 gene encoding V-type proton ATPase 116 kDa subunit a3, with product MGSLFRSEEVCLAQLFLHSASAYSCVSELGERGLLEFRDLNPHVSAFQRRFVGEVRRCEEMEKTFTFLQQELRGAGRELGPCPENPPAPLAREALRVQEQSEQLARELREVSRNRAALRGHLRDLRQYLHVLREGQRLTSLPGPPGSPPSTRAFSEHDPLLDPSVHQHLDRKINFVTGVIHPWRVSAFERLLWRACRGYLVASFVEMPEPLEDPDTGESVTWVIFLISYWGEQIGQKIRKISDCFHCQVYPYPESEASRAETLNGLLSQIQDLSVVLEETEQYLAQVLDKVVLALPTWRVQVQKMKAIYLVLNQCSLDVTEKCLIAEVWCPVRDLTQVQDALRQGSYKSGSSVECFVQRIPTMESPPTLIRTNKFTAGFQSIVDAYGVASYQEVNPAPYAIITFPFIFAIMFGDIGHGLLMFLFALWMVLYENSPSLRQASNEIWQTFFEGRYLILLMGAFSIYTGFIYNECFSKATVIFPSAWSVATMANRSSWSSDYLATHPSLTLDPNITGVFQGPYPFGIDPIWSLATNHLNFLNSFKMKMSVVLGIVHMGFGVLLGVFNHVHFQQRHRLVLELLPEVVFLLALFGYLVFLIFYKWIKFGAADSRVAPSILIHFIDMFLFTSNADNLPLYEGQVPVQMVLVVLALASVPVLLLGTPLYLCCRRHRRKTGHPPPVAAAEQEPLLEGQEAGNSVNATKEDVESGGHGPDAEHMDFSEVFMHQAIHTIEYCLGCISNTASYLRLWALSLAHAQLSEVLWTMVMRNGFVRLSYVGGAVLVPVFAVFAVLTVAILLVMEGLSAFLHALRLHWVEFQNKFYVGAGYKLCPFAFAPDSWE from the exons atGGGGTCCCTGTTCCGCAGCGAGGAGGTCTGCCTGGCCCAGCTCTTCCTGCACTCGGCCTCGGCGTACAGCTGCGTCAGCGAGCTGGGCGAGCGGGGGCTGCTCGAGTTCAGGGAC ctgaaCCCCCATGTGAGCGCTTTCCAGCGGCGCTTCGTGGGCGAGGTGCGGCGCTGTGAGGAGATGGAGAAGACCTTCA ccttcctgcagcaggagctgcgcggggccgggcgggagCTGGGGCCGTGCCCTGAAAACCCCCCGGCGCCGCTGGCCCGCGAGGCGCTGCGGGTGCAGGAGCAGTCGGAGCAGCTGGCGCGGGAGCTGCGGGAGGTCAGCCGGAACCGCGCCGCCCTGCGCGGGCACCTGCGGGACCTGCGCCAGTACCTGCACGTCCTGCGCGAGGGGCAGCGCCTCACCAGCCTGCCG GGCCCCCCCGGATCCCCGCCGTCGACCCGGGCGTTCTCCGAGCATGATCCTCTGCTCGACCCCTCTGTGCACCAGCACCTTGACCGCAAGATCAA CTTTGTGACTGGTGTCATCCACCCGTGGCGGGTGAGCGCCTTCGAGCGGCTGCTGTGGCGCGCCTGCCGTGGCTACCTGGTGGCCAGCTTTGTGGAGATGCCTGAGCCCCTGGAGGACCCGGACACA GGTGAGAGTGTCACCTGGGTCATCTTCCTCATCTCCTACTGGGGCGAGCAGATCGGGCAGAAGATCCGCAAGATCTCGGACTG CTTCCACTGCCAGGTGTACCCCTACCCAGAGAGCGAGGCCAGCCGGGCGGAAACTCTGAATGGGCTGCTCAGCCAGATCCAGGACCTCAGCGTG GTGCTGGAGGAGACGGAGCAGTACCTGGCGCAGGTGCTGGACAAGGTGGTGCTGGCGCTGCCCACGTGGCGGGTGCAGGTGCAGAAGATGAAGGCCATCTACCTCGTCCTCAACCAGTGCAGCTTGGACGTCACCGAGAAGTGCCTCATCGCCGAGGTCTGGTGCCCTGTGCGGGACCTCACCCAGGTGCAGGACGCCCTGCGCCAAGGATCG TACAAGAGCGGCTCGAGCGTGGAGTGCTTCGTGCAGCGCATCCCCACGATGGAGAGCCCCCCCACCCTCATCCGCACCAACAAGTTCACCGCTGGCTTCCAGAGCATCGTGGATGCCTACGGGGTGGCCAGCTACCAGGAGGTGAACCCTG CGCCCTACGCCATCATCACGTTCCCCTTCATCTTCGCCATCATGTTCGGGGACATTGGGCACGGGCTGCTCATGTTCCTCTTTGCCCTCTGGATGGTGCTGTATGAGAACAGCCCCAGCCTGCGGCAGGCCAGCAACGAG ATCTGGCAGACGTTCTTCGAGGGGCGCTACCTCATCCTGCTCATGGGGGCCTTCTCCATCTACACCGGCTTCATCTACAACGAGTGCTTCAGCAAAGCCACCGTCATCTTCCCCTCGGCCTGGAGCGTGGCCACCATGGCCAACCGCTCCTCCTGGAG CTCTGACTACCTCGCCACCCACCCATCCCTCACCCTGGACCCCAACATTACCGGCGTCTTCCAAGGGCCCTATCCTTTTGGCATTGACCCG ATCTGGAGCTTGGCCACCAACCACCTCAACTTCCTCAACTCCTTCAAGATGAAGATGTCGGTGGTGCTGGGCATTGTGCACATGGGCTTCGGCGTCCTGCTGGGTGTCTTCAACCACGT GCACTTCCAGCAGCGGCACCGGCTGGTGCTGGAGCTCCTGCCCGAGGTGGTCTTCCTGCTGGCGCTCTTCGGCTACCTCGTCTTCCTCATCTTCTACAAGTGGATCAAGTTCGGCGCTGCTGACTCCCGGGTGGCTCCCAGCATCCTCATCCACTTCATCGACATGTTCCTCTTCACCTCCAACGCCGACAACCTCCCGCTCTACGAGGGGCAG GTGCCAGTGCAgatggtgctggtggtgctggcgCTGGCGTCGGTGCCCgtcctgctcctggggacaCCCCTGTACCTGTGCTGCCGGCGGCACAGGCGGAAGACAGGCCACCCCCCG CCGGTGGCGGCGGCAGAGCAGGAGCCGCtgctggaggggcaggaggCCGGCAACTCCGTCAACGCCACCAAGGAGGACGTGGAGAGCGGGGGGCACGGCCCCGACGCCGAg CACATGGACTTCTCTGAGGTCTTCATGCACCAAGCCATCCACACCATCGAGTActgcctgggctgcatctccaaCACCGCGTCCTACCTGCGGCTCTGGGCGCTCAGTCTGGCCCACGCAC AGCTCTCGGAGGTCCTGTGGACCATGGTGATGCGCAATGGCTTCGTGCGGCTGAGCTACGTGGGCGGTGCTGTGCTGGTGCCCGTCTTCGCCGTCTTCGCCGTGCTGACCGTGGCCATCCTGCTGGTGATGGAGGGGCTCTCCGCCTTCCTGCACGCCCTCCGGCTGCACTG GGTGGAGTTCCAGAACAAGTTTTACGTGGGTGCTGGCTACAAGCTGTGCCCCTTCGCCTTCGCGCCTGATTCCTGGGAGTAG
- the LOC121070604 gene encoding olfactory receptor 1052-like produces MKSQGRNCMQTVEFSLMGFTGNLELQLTLFTAFLVVYLMTLLGNLGIIILIRTSPQLHSPMYYFLGNLALVDLLYSTVVTPKLLDDLVRQKPLSYVGCVTQVLVFGVFLVTECFLLAMMAYDRYMAVCHPLRYSVLMSPRLCVQLVGGSYLTGLVNGMGKTIGMFNLSFCGSVVVNLFFCDLSLLVSLSSSDSTLTSLTITVPTFLFGVSSGLVVLVSYIAIISTILSIRSAKGKCKAFSTCASHLTTVSIFYGNGLFVYLKPSSLKSREEDKWVAVLYTMVTPMLNPLIYSLRNQEVKEALRKLRARKRT; encoded by the coding sequence ATGAAAAGCCAAGGGAGAAACTGCATGCAGACAGTCGAATTCAGCTTAATGGGGTTCACAGGAAATCTAGAGCTTCAGCTCACCCTTTTCACGGCCTTTCTGGTAGTTTATCTCATGACTTTGCTAGGGAACCTGGGGATAATCATATTAATCAGGACCAGCCCTCAGCTCCACTCCCCCATGTATTATTTCCTCGGGAATCTGGCTTTGGTAGACCTCCTCTACTCCACAGTTGTCACCCCCAAGCTGCTGGATGACTTGGTCAGGCAGAAGCCCCTCTCCTACGTGGGATGTGTCACCCAGGTCCTTGTGTTCGGCGTCTTCCTGGTCACCGAATGCTTCCTGCTGGCCATGATGGCCTACGACCGCTACATGGCCGTTTGTCACCCGCTGCGCTATTCGGTCCTTATGTCCCCGAGGCTCTGTGTCCAGCTGGTGGGTGGCTCCTACTTGACCGGGCTGGTGAATGGCATGGGGAAAACCATCGGCATGTTTAACCTGTCCTTCTGTGGCTCCGTCGTGGTCAACCTGTTCTTCTGTGACCTCTCTCTGCTGGTCTCTCTCTCCTCATCTGACAGTACTCTCACTTCTCTTACAATAACAGTTCCGACATTTTTATTCGGCGTCTCCAGCGGCCTTGTTGTCCTGGTCTCCTACATCGCCATCATCTCCACCATCCTGAGCATCCGCTCAGCCAAGGGCAAGTGCAAAGCCTTCTCCACCTGCGCCTCCCACCTCACCACCGTCAGCATTTTCTACGGGAACGGcctctttgtttatttaaagcCAAGCTCGCTCAAGTCGAGAGAAGAAGACAAGTGGGTTGCAGTGCTCTACACCATGGTGACCCCCATGCTGAACCCCCTGATCTACAGCCTGAGGAACCAGGAGGTGAAGGAGGCTTTGAGGAAACTCAGAGCCAGGAAAAGAACCTGA
- the NDUFS8 gene encoding NADH dehydrogenase [ubiquinone] iron-sulfur protein 8, mitochondrial, with the protein MRRIPSRQRAVTWGRARGQDGWVLGGALGAHSPPQAGADMAALRLLHRAARTGPPPPPCYLRPLSTTAPRDCYKYVNVQEPAMDMKSITDRAAQTLLWTELFRGLAMTLSYLFREPATINYPFEKGPLSPRFRGEHALRRYPSGEERCIACKLCEAVCPAQAITIEAEPRADGSRRTTRYDIDMTKCIYCGFCQEACPVDAIVEGPNFEFSTETHEELLYNKEKLLNNGDKWEAEIAANIQADYLYR; encoded by the exons ATGCGCCGTATCCCTTCGCGCCAGCGCGCCGTGACTTGGGGGCGGGCCAGGGGTCAGGACGGCTGGGTCCTTGGGGGAG CACTCGGAGcccacagccccccccaggCAGGAGCGGACATGGCAGCACTGCGCCTGCTGCACCGGGCTGCCCGCACAG gcccgccgccccccccatGTTATCTGCGCCCGCTCAGCACTACCGCCCCCAGGGACTGCTACA AGTACGTCAATGTCCAGGAGCCGGCCATGGACATGAAGTCCATCACCGACCGCGCCGCCCAGACCCTGCTGTGGACGGAGCTCTTCCGAG GCCTGGCCATGACGCTGAGCTACCTCTTCCGTGAGCCGGCCACCATCAACTACCCCTTTGAGAAGGGGCCGCTGAGCCCACGCTTCCGTGGGGAGCACGCCCTGCGCCGCTATCCCTCTGGGGAGGAGAGGTGTATCGCCTGCAAGCTCTGTGAGGCCGTCTGCCCGGCACAG GCCATCACCATCGAGGCCGAGCCCAGGGCCGACGGCAGCCGCCGCACCACCCGCTACGACATCGATATGACCAAGTGCATCTACTGCGGCTTCTGCCAGGAGGCCTGCCCCGTGGACGCTATCGTGGAG GGCCCCAACTTTGAGTTCTCGACGGAGACGCACGAGGAGCTGCTCTACAACAAGGAGAAGCTGCTCAACAACGGCGACAAGTGGGAGGCCGAGATCGCGGCCAACATCCAGGCCGATTACCTGTACCGGTGA
- the LOC121071701 gene encoding olfactory receptor-like protein COR4 yields the protein MAGSNCTRVTAFRLTGLTDDPRAQATLFLLFLLIYIVTILANLGMLMLILASPRLHIPMYYFLGNLAFVDLCSSTAIAPKMLADFLSEKKCITYAGCVAQVFIFDLLGVAEGFLLAMMAYDRYVAICHPLLYSVTMSPKCCFQLVTCSYLMGLTNGMGQTIGMLRLSFCSSSVIEHFFCDISPLISLSTSDTTLNQIMLRTLASLFGVSSGLVVLLSYIAIISTILSICSAEGKCKAFSTCASHLTVVSVFYGTSIFMYLKASSRDDKHAAVLYTVVTPMLNPLTYSLRNQEVKEALRRLTKMKRYCVLCMYG from the coding sequence ATGGCAGGAAGTAACTGCACCCGGGTGACCGCGTTCAGGCTAACAGGGCTCACCGACGACCCCAGGGCTCAGGCTACcctcttcctgctgtttctgctcATCTATATTGTCACCATCCTGGCGAACCTGGGGATGCTCATGTTAATCCTGGCCAGCCCGCGGCTCCACATCCCCATGTATTATTTCCTGGGCAATCTGGCTTTTGTAGACCTCTGTTCTTCCACCGCTATCGCCCCCAAGATGCTGGCTGACTTTCTGTCAGAGAAGAAGTGCATTACTTACGCTGGGTGTGTAGCTCAGGTGTTCATTTTCGACCTTTTGGGGGTGGCTGAGGGCTTCCTGCTGGCCATGATGGCGTATGACCGCTACGTGGCCATTTGCCATCCACTGCTGTATTCGGTCACCATGTCCCCAAAATGCTGTTTCCAGCTGGTGACCTGCTCGTACCTCATGGGGCTGACAAATGGCATGGGGCAGACCATTGGCATGTTGCGTTTAtccttctgcagctccagcGTCATCGAGCACTTCTTCTGTGACATTTCCCCTCTGATATCGCTCTCTACCTCTGACACCACCCTCAACCAAATTATGCTAAGGACTTTAGCATCTCTATTCGGCGTCTCCAGTGGCCTCGTTGTCCTGCTCTCCTACATTGCCATCATCTCCACCATCCTGAGCATCTGCTCAGCCGAGGGCAAGTGCAAAGCTTTCTCCACTTGCGCCTCCCACCTGACTGTTGTGAGCGTCTTCTACGGGACATCAATCTTTATGTACCTAAAGGCCAGCTCAAGGGATGATAAGCATGCAGCAGTGCTCTACACCGTGGTGACCCCCATGCTGAACCCCTTGACCTACAGCCTGAGGAACCAGGAAGTGAAGGAGGCTTTGAGGAGactcacaaaaatgaaaagatattgTGTGTTGTGCATGTATGGCTAA